In Vanessa cardui chromosome 8, ilVanCard2.1, whole genome shotgun sequence, the following are encoded in one genomic region:
- the LOC124532039 gene encoding cytoplasmic dynein 2 light intermediate chain 1 has protein sequence MSIPDIAAQMVKNDSSKSSEDNARTIILVGSKSVGKSNLLHNFLDKTDTPRETLVLEYSFGRKSSQKQSIDKTICHVWEYGGKLEMLKDVLTSIPIEGKFFYCVMVDLSKIKAIWNTLETCIKAIKEKNNEPSDDIELIIIGGKYDIFKNYDSEIKKIICTTMRSVSLVYNANLLFYSLKESNLLRKAKEMFYTIGFGNNVTLKEKNTNFMKPLVIPKGSDSWESIGVSESTLEHIKARHLSRITSETEIKLEVKTIQRSHPEPILDSLAALKYEELRNMESYDPSIDDYLILLR, from the exons atgtcaatacCAGATATAGCCGCACAAATGGTGAAAAATGATTCTTCTAAATCAAGCGAGGATAATGCGCGTACTATTATTTTGGTCGGGAGTAAATCAGTG ggAAAATCTAATTTATTGCACAACTTTCTTGACAAAACTGATACACCAAGAGAAACATTAGTACTAGAGTATTCATTTGGTAGAAAATCTTCCCAGAAGCAAAGCATTGATAAAACTATTTGCCACGTATGGGAATATGGCGGCAAATTGGAAATGTTAAAAGATGTTTTAACATCTATTCCAATAGAAGGGAAATTCTTCTACTGTGTTATGGTAGATTTAAGCAAAATTAAAGCAATATGGAATACTTTGGAAACATGCATTAAAGCCAtcaaggaaaaaaataatgaaccgTCGGATGATATCGAGTTGATAATTATCGGAGGGAAAtacgacatttttaaaaattatg ACAGTGAaatcaagaaaataatatgtacaACGATGAGAAGTGTTTCTTTGGTGTACAATGCTaatctattgttttattcattaaaagaatcTAATTTACTCAGAAAGGCCAAAGAAATGTTTTATACCATTGGTTTTGGTAATAATGTAACCCTCAAAGAAAAGAACACAAACTTTATGAAGCCTTTAGTAATACCTAAGGGGTCAGATTCATGGGAGAGTATCGGTGTCTCGGAGTCTACCTTGGAACAT ATAAAAGCACGCCATTTATCTCGTATCACTTCAGAAACAGAAATAAAACTAGAAGTAAAAACCATTCAACGTAGTCACCCAGAACCTATATTGGACTCCTTAGCAGCCCTTAAATACGAAGAATTAAGAAACATGGAATCATATGACCCTTCAATCGAtgattacttaattttattacgataa